In one window of Kosmotoga pacifica DNA:
- a CDS encoding protein-glutamate methylesterase/protein-glutamine glutaminase encodes MKEIRVLIVDDSPLTRRLLKTLLESDPEIKVVGFGRNGFEAVEMAKELLPDVIILDVIMPEKDGFEALKELVEDAIAPVIIVSVITQEYSQEALEALEIGAFDYIPKPENNTITSLANIRDLLVSKVKLAYKQSKNTPLLKRLKRNCVQEEIISKPKADSSKTPSDFYAIAIGISTGGPKNIYDVLPVLPSDLNAAVFLIQHMPSSFTTSYAERLNRYCQLRVVEANEGMSVEPGTVYVGKGGYHLKLKKLGDSKCGIHLTKTPKHIFMPSVDIMMQSVLKVFGNRTVGILMTGMGDDGAKAMVQIKNSGGYTIAESEETAVVFGMPQEAIKLGGVDIILPSYKIPEHIVKRVGRKNQK; translated from the coding sequence ATGAAAGAAATCAGAGTATTGATAGTTGACGATTCACCGCTTACACGAAGACTACTTAAGACATTGCTGGAATCAGATCCCGAGATAAAGGTAGTGGGATTCGGTAGAAATGGATTTGAAGCTGTTGAGATGGCAAAAGAACTACTGCCTGATGTGATCATCCTCGATGTCATTATGCCTGAAAAAGATGGGTTCGAAGCCCTCAAGGAACTTGTGGAGGACGCCATCGCTCCGGTGATTATAGTCTCAGTCATCACTCAAGAATATTCTCAGGAAGCGCTGGAAGCGCTGGAAATCGGAGCCTTTGACTATATTCCTAAACCTGAAAACAACACCATTACTTCCCTTGCAAATATAAGAGATCTGCTTGTATCGAAAGTAAAACTGGCATATAAGCAATCGAAGAATACCCCCCTTTTGAAACGTCTTAAAAGAAACTGCGTTCAGGAAGAAATTATTTCAAAGCCTAAAGCAGATAGCAGCAAAACGCCGTCTGATTTTTATGCTATCGCGATAGGCATATCCACTGGTGGACCGAAGAACATCTACGATGTGCTGCCGGTTTTGCCGTCAGACCTCAATGCCGCCGTATTTCTCATACAGCACATGCCATCATCTTTCACAACAAGCTATGCCGAAAGGCTCAACAGATACTGCCAGCTCAGAGTGGTTGAAGCAAACGAAGGTATGTCAGTGGAACCGGGAACTGTATATGTAGGAAAAGGTGGCTATCATTTAAAATTGAAAAAACTCGGTGATTCAAAATGTGGTATTCATCTTACCAAAACCCCGAAACACATTTTTATGCCTTCAGTGGATATCATGATGCAGTCGGTTCTGAAAGTTTTTGGGAACAGAACCGTCGGTATACTCATGACAGGAATGGGAGACGATGGTGCGAAAGCTATGGTCCAGATAAAAAATTCAGGAGGTTATACCATTGCCGAATCTGAAGAAACCGCTGTTGTATTCGGAATGCCCCAAGAAGCGATTAAACTTGGTGGAGTAGATATCATTCTTCCATCTTATAAAATACCTGAACATATCGTAAAGAGGGTTGGAAGGAAAAATCAAAAGTAG
- a CDS encoding methyl-accepting chemotaxis protein, with protein sequence MAERKKLEVPKSYTKENKDVSKLAKKEAEKKAKERAKARAEAKKLAAAERVSSAAEELLSSVQEITSASEELNRSMMQIAAGAEQSSSAAEETRVAINQINKNIKDILDMVDDIFESSKISQVRVNTMIEGVSTVLASLSEISKRNEASAKTIERLREKNNSIKEIVSIVAEIADQVSLLSLNAAIEAARAGEHGAGFGVIADEIRKFAEMAENMALEVSKKADEIRLAVDRVVKNMETIVSDTLKDVEDSKEITEQFKEIIGKYDKLVEHLKTLTQFINRISDISSEFLAGAQRIAAAAEELSSATEESSMSINEQVKALSEINLAAQELVELSSDLKGATDPQKAAEILAAAAEELSANIDEASASSEQISTALKQLNYSSSELSHQMEKMEKMGKEALQLLMKLDSIVADDIKMLNSLLSVVRSNRKKVEALIKRIDISRKTFGEIADNLLELTNSTREINKNVGKIDKIAIQTSMLAVTGFVEAARAGKPGEGFSVVSADIRELAEETARNSEEIESTVYAIQREVDQAYFEVADNGRIVMSEALKSEKLIQSLNEVENITNSLSDKLEKIGSLIAEMVNGMEEIQKSVEQINSSTMESSSAIEETSRAAEEQSKGMMELAKSIEEIAAVSDELRFRW encoded by the coding sequence ATGGCAGAGAGGAAAAAACTGGAAGTACCAAAATCTTACACAAAAGAAAATAAAGACGTTTCAAAACTCGCAAAGAAGGAAGCTGAAAAAAAGGCGAAGGAACGCGCTAAAGCTCGTGCTGAAGCGAAAAAACTCGCCGCTGCAGAACGCGTTTCTTCCGCCGCTGAGGAGCTTCTCTCCAGTGTTCAGGAAATTACTTCGGCCAGTGAAGAGCTCAATAGATCCATGATGCAAATTGCTGCTGGCGCCGAGCAATCCTCCTCTGCGGCTGAAGAGACGAGAGTAGCTATAAACCAGATCAATAAGAATATCAAAGATATTCTCGATATGGTCGATGACATCTTCGAAAGTTCTAAGATAAGTCAGGTCAGAGTAAACACAATGATAGAAGGCGTGAGCACAGTCTTAGCCTCACTTTCTGAGATCTCTAAAAGGAATGAAGCTTCTGCAAAGACCATTGAACGTCTAAGGGAAAAGAACAATAGCATCAAAGAAATAGTATCCATCGTTGCTGAAATCGCCGACCAGGTGAGTTTGTTATCGTTGAACGCTGCTATTGAAGCCGCCAGAGCCGGGGAACATGGAGCGGGGTTTGGAGTTATAGCGGATGAAATAAGAAAATTTGCTGAAATGGCGGAAAACATGGCGCTTGAAGTCTCTAAAAAAGCCGACGAAATTCGACTGGCAGTTGATAGGGTCGTAAAAAACATGGAAACTATCGTCTCCGATACTCTAAAAGATGTGGAAGACAGCAAAGAGATCACTGAACAGTTCAAAGAGATCATCGGAAAATACGACAAGCTCGTAGAACACCTGAAGACTTTGACCCAATTTATCAACCGGATCAGTGATATATCCAGTGAGTTTCTCGCCGGTGCACAGCGGATTGCAGCGGCTGCGGAAGAGCTGAGTTCCGCCACGGAAGAATCTTCAATGTCGATAAATGAGCAGGTCAAAGCCCTTTCAGAGATCAATCTTGCAGCTCAGGAGTTAGTGGAGCTGTCTTCTGATTTGAAAGGTGCCACCGATCCTCAGAAAGCAGCGGAGATTCTGGCAGCAGCTGCAGAAGAGCTTTCCGCTAATATCGATGAAGCATCTGCCAGCTCTGAGCAGATTAGCACAGCCCTCAAACAACTCAACTATTCAAGTTCAGAGCTCTCTCACCAGATGGAGAAAATGGAGAAAATGGGAAAAGAAGCGCTACAACTGTTGATGAAACTGGATAGCATTGTTGCAGATGATATTAAGATGTTGAATTCACTTCTGAGTGTGGTGCGATCAAACAGGAAAAAGGTAGAGGCCCTCATAAAGAGGATAGATATCTCCCGAAAAACATTCGGGGAAATAGCTGACAATCTACTCGAGCTTACAAACAGCACCCGTGAAATAAATAAAAATGTGGGAAAAATCGATAAGATAGCTATTCAAACGAGCATGCTGGCCGTGACAGGCTTCGTGGAAGCTGCGAGAGCTGGAAAGCCTGGTGAGGGGTTTTCGGTCGTCTCCGCAGACATAAGGGAACTTGCTGAAGAAACCGCCCGTAATAGCGAAGAAATAGAATCAACAGTTTATGCTATTCAGCGAGAAGTTGATCAGGCATATTTTGAAGTTGCTGACAACGGCCGCATAGTGATGTCTGAAGCTTTGAAATCCGAAAAATTAATACAGTCTTTGAATGAAGTGGAGAATATCACTAATTCTCTTTCAGACAAACTTGAAAAAATAGGATCCTTGATAGCCGAAATGGTCAATGGAATGGAAGAAATCCAGAAATCCGTGGAACAGATAAACAGCTCAACAATGGAAAGTTCTTCCGCAATCGAAGAAACATCCAGAGCTGCCGAAGAACAATCGAAAGGTATGATGGAGCTGGCGAAGTCCATTGAAGAGATTGCCGCTGTTTCCGATGAGCTCCGTTTCAGATGGTAA
- a CDS encoding sugar phosphate nucleotidyltransferase, with protein MILAAGKGTRVRPLTNHIPKPLIPIIDKPVVEFLLELLVKHGIREVMLNISHLGWKIQEFLGDGYRYGLHIGYSFEGHFDASGNLVTDPIGSAGGIKRIQERYGFFDETFIVLCGDAIVDLDITAVLKFHRSRKALVTIITKEVSREEVSNYGIVVTDEDGRVRSFQEKPTPEEALSTVANTGIYIFEPEVLEYIPSKTFYDIGSQLFPTLVKLDVPLYAVNMDIQWLDIGRNSDYLKILELALKGEVKNFLPHGIEISKGIWKGAGARIATGAELVPPVWIGPAAIIEEGATIIGPAIVGANTIISKNVSIKKSYVMDYLKISPGTFLEEVFITQEYFVKRNGESGNIVGSPYESAVKDVREL; from the coding sequence ATGATTCTCGCCGCTGGTAAGGGGACAAGGGTAAGACCGCTGACAAATCACATCCCGAAACCATTGATTCCCATCATCGACAAACCCGTTGTCGAATTCTTGCTGGAATTGCTGGTAAAACACGGCATTAGGGAAGTGATGCTGAACATATCCCACCTTGGCTGGAAGATACAGGAGTTCCTGGGGGATGGATACAGATACGGTCTCCACATAGGATATTCTTTTGAAGGACATTTCGATGCTTCGGGAAATTTGGTGACCGACCCCATAGGTTCTGCCGGGGGCATAAAGCGCATACAGGAAAGATATGGTTTTTTTGATGAGACTTTTATTGTGCTTTGTGGAGATGCGATCGTCGATCTCGACATTACAGCAGTTCTGAAGTTCCACCGCTCCCGAAAAGCCCTCGTCACGATAATTACCAAGGAAGTCTCTAGAGAAGAAGTCTCGAATTATGGTATTGTCGTGACAGATGAGGACGGTAGGGTAAGAAGTTTTCAAGAAAAACCAACTCCTGAAGAAGCGTTATCGACGGTAGCCAACACGGGTATATATATTTTTGAACCTGAAGTGCTTGAATACATACCTTCAAAGACGTTTTATGACATTGGTAGTCAGTTATTTCCCACCCTTGTCAAATTAGACGTCCCCCTTTATGCTGTCAATATGGATATCCAGTGGCTGGACATAGGCAGAAATTCTGACTATCTGAAAATACTCGAGCTCGCTTTAAAAGGCGAAGTGAAGAACTTCCTGCCACACGGTATAGAAATTTCAAAAGGCATCTGGAAAGGAGCAGGAGCCAGAATAGCGACTGGCGCTGAACTTGTTCCTCCGGTCTGGATCGGGCCTGCTGCAATCATAGAGGAAGGCGCTACCATAATCGGTCCTGCCATAGTCGGCGCGAACACTATTATTTCAAAAAATGTGTCTATCAAGAAGAGTTATGTAATGGACTATTTGAAGATATCCCCTGGTACTTTTCTCGAAGAAGTGTTCATTACACAAGAGTATTTTGTGAAGCGTAACGGTGAGAGTGGTAACATAGTGGGAAGTCCGTACGAATCAGCTGTGAAAGATGTGAGGGAGCTGTAA
- a CDS encoding HD domain-containing phosphohydrolase: protein MESSVVLVVSKNRVFGVFLKKLFESWGYSEIFFTPKAEKAIERVELYKPDITVIDIQSKDEKDLLELEALLRSRYDIPSVVLIPLELTSSILKESFNTPFGYVTKPLDENFLKISMTVALKLAEMQRNLRDDEEFLSTVLTSMKEGIVVFDDRGYIRLVNPEAERLLSKKKENLIGKNIVNTMNFESFEGDAVDFLSGQVPSECYLVVDKKLPVSINYSRVKGRNFRGWLFTFTDISEERKARQELEKSYRRLEQTLMETVRTISKITESRDSYTAAHQRHVAVIAMEIAKELGFSKDRLKWLYVAALLHDVGKVSVPSEILSKPTKLNIFEMELVKMHPETGYQILGDIPFPINIAEIVRQHHERLDGSGYPRGLKGDEILLEARILAVADVLEAITNHRPYRPALGLEVALDELKRNSGKLYDPQVVDACLKAIEKGKLVLDALEEKDYF from the coding sequence ATGGAAAGTTCTGTGGTTCTTGTGGTAAGCAAGAATAGGGTATTCGGTGTGTTTTTGAAAAAGCTTTTCGAAAGCTGGGGATATTCTGAAATCTTTTTCACTCCGAAGGCAGAGAAAGCCATAGAAAGAGTAGAGCTCTATAAACCCGATATAACGGTGATTGATATACAGAGTAAGGATGAGAAAGATCTCCTTGAACTTGAAGCTCTGTTGAGGTCGAGATATGATATCCCCTCTGTCGTGCTTATACCTCTTGAACTCACTTCCAGTATTCTAAAAGAATCGTTTAACACTCCTTTTGGATATGTCACGAAACCTCTGGATGAGAATTTTTTGAAGATCAGTATGACCGTTGCTCTAAAACTCGCTGAAATGCAGCGAAATTTGAGAGACGACGAAGAATTTCTATCTACAGTCCTTACCAGTATGAAGGAAGGTATCGTTGTCTTCGATGATCGTGGCTATATACGCCTTGTCAATCCCGAAGCTGAAAGATTGCTCTCAAAGAAAAAGGAAAACCTGATAGGAAAAAACATTGTCAACACGATGAATTTTGAAAGCTTTGAAGGAGACGCTGTTGATTTCTTATCCGGGCAGGTCCCGAGCGAATGCTATCTGGTAGTCGATAAAAAACTTCCTGTTTCCATCAACTATTCTCGGGTCAAAGGCAGGAATTTCCGTGGTTGGCTTTTCACCTTCACGGATATTTCTGAGGAAAGGAAAGCCCGGCAGGAACTGGAGAAAAGTTACAGACGGCTTGAGCAGACACTCATGGAAACTGTCAGGACGATAAGCAAAATAACTGAGAGTCGGGATAGCTACACTGCAGCTCATCAAAGGCACGTAGCCGTGATAGCAATGGAAATCGCTAAAGAACTGGGTTTCTCAAAGGATAGACTCAAATGGCTTTACGTTGCGGCCCTTTTGCATGATGTGGGTAAGGTTTCAGTTCCCTCCGAGATACTATCGAAACCGACGAAGCTAAACATCTTCGAAATGGAGCTTGTAAAAATGCATCCTGAAACGGGTTATCAGATACTCGGGGATATTCCCTTTCCGATAAACATAGCCGAAATTGTAAGGCAACACCACGAACGTCTGGATGGTTCGGGCTATCCGCGGGGCTTAAAGGGCGATGAAATCCTGCTCGAGGCTCGGATACTCGCGGTAGCAGACGTGCTGGAAGCGATTACGAATCACAGGCCGTATAGGCCTGCGCTCGGGCTTGAAGTGGCGCTTGATGAACTCAAGCGAAATAGCGGAAAACTCTATGATCCTCAGGTCGTTGATGCCTGTCTTAAAGCGATAGAAAAGGGTAAGCTGGTACTGGATGCGCTGGAAGAAAAAGACTACTTTTGA
- a CDS encoding chemotaxis protein CheW → MTGKKFIFSLGENLYALEVERVEEIIKAPKLFKVPLTPEFIAGIATFRGTIIPVIDLYRRLFEKASAVPPKTLVVCNHGREYIGLLVTEQRGIEVLTEQKRKETSEEFIKGLWTEDNREIRLLDIGSLIKIEKAESVAKPTIRKVPRIVSVAKREEKESYLVFTIAGKRFAFPLEAVVEVTEYVEPREVPNPPPGVIGIIGWRKRILPVVDLSVPLGIERYKTKKLVIAQHEGQEIAFQVEDVPGIIRLSKGSIQPPPAYVRKKNHAEVSGTYSSEDEILLILSVDALLKKGILGMVEDIEKVGAVSMEERSGEQEKKFLFFAAGDLVCGLPIEQVVELKKSRDITMIPRSPDFLEGVIEVRSYIVPVLNTGKLFSIEMSERASKLVILEYKNNRLLGLLVDKFLGIFSLREEEVIPLSAGFEGTEITRFVEATTRIGKKVAFLLKPEKLLRTEEIKKIDTRVKKYAKEKDADERNQSIDS, encoded by the coding sequence ATGACCGGTAAAAAATTCATTTTTTCTCTGGGTGAAAACCTCTATGCCCTCGAAGTTGAGAGAGTTGAGGAAATCATTAAAGCACCGAAGCTCTTCAAAGTACCACTGACACCTGAATTTATTGCAGGCATAGCAACTTTCAGAGGAACAATCATTCCCGTTATAGATCTTTATCGCAGATTATTCGAAAAAGCGTCGGCAGTCCCTCCCAAAACGCTGGTTGTTTGTAATCACGGAAGGGAATACATTGGTCTTCTTGTGACAGAACAGAGGGGCATTGAAGTCCTGACGGAGCAAAAAAGGAAAGAAACGTCGGAAGAGTTCATTAAGGGATTGTGGACTGAAGACAACAGAGAAATAAGGCTTCTTGACATCGGGAGCCTGATAAAAATCGAAAAAGCAGAAAGCGTAGCAAAACCTACAATTCGAAAAGTCCCCAGAATTGTATCAGTCGCCAAACGTGAGGAAAAAGAAAGCTATCTCGTATTCACCATTGCTGGAAAGAGATTCGCGTTTCCTCTGGAAGCAGTGGTCGAGGTAACCGAATATGTAGAACCAAGAGAAGTGCCCAATCCTCCCCCGGGTGTTATTGGTATCATTGGCTGGCGAAAAAGAATTTTACCCGTAGTGGACTTGAGTGTACCCCTCGGAATAGAAAGGTACAAAACTAAAAAGTTAGTAATCGCACAACATGAAGGGCAAGAGATAGCCTTTCAGGTAGAAGATGTACCGGGAATAATAAGGCTTTCAAAAGGGAGTATTCAACCGCCACCAGCGTACGTGAGGAAGAAGAACCACGCTGAAGTTTCCGGAACTTACAGTTCTGAAGATGAGATACTCCTCATACTGTCTGTGGATGCATTACTGAAAAAAGGAATATTAGGAATGGTTGAGGATATCGAGAAAGTAGGTGCAGTTTCCATGGAAGAACGGAGTGGTGAGCAGGAGAAGAAATTCTTGTTTTTTGCTGCTGGTGACCTGGTCTGTGGACTACCCATTGAACAGGTTGTAGAATTGAAAAAAAGTCGAGATATAACGATGATACCCCGTTCGCCGGATTTCCTTGAAGGCGTCATCGAAGTACGCAGCTACATAGTTCCGGTGCTGAACACCGGTAAACTCTTTTCCATTGAGATGTCTGAAAGAGCCAGTAAACTCGTCATTCTTGAGTATAAGAATAACAGGTTGCTGGGACTGCTGGTGGATAAGTTTCTGGGCATTTTTTCGCTGCGTGAAGAGGAAGTCATACCATTGTCCGCGGGTTTCGAAGGTACTGAAATCACCAGATTCGTGGAAGCTACTACCAGAATAGGAAAAAAAGTGGCGTTCCTTCTCAAACCGGAGAAACTTCTGAGAACGGAGGAAATCAAAAAGATCGACACCAGAGTGAAAAAATACGCTAAGGAGAAGGATGCTGATGAAAGAAATCAGAGTATTGATAGTTGA
- a CDS encoding GNAT family N-acetyltransferase has product MSEFSVRFVTEEDLAFCLSIDNELPEPLLREKLKKNELLILLRGNEPVGYLRLEYLWHKVPYIGLIYVLREHRGHGGGRKMLGFLESYLKLKGHNFLLSSSQVDEPESQHWHRSSGFHECGIISALNEGGVGEVFFRKDFKI; this is encoded by the coding sequence ATGTCTGAATTCAGTGTAAGGTTCGTGACTGAAGAGGATCTTGCATTCTGCCTTTCGATAGATAACGAGCTACCAGAGCCTCTTCTAAGGGAGAAACTAAAAAAGAACGAACTGCTGATTCTCCTGAGGGGGAATGAACCTGTAGGTTACCTCCGGCTTGAATATCTGTGGCATAAAGTGCCATATATTGGATTGATATATGTACTCCGGGAACATAGGGGACATGGTGGCGGTAGAAAAATGCTCGGCTTTCTCGAAAGTTATCTGAAACTGAAAGGTCACAATTTTCTTCTGAGTTCTTCGCAAGTTGATGAGCCCGAGTCCCAGCACTGGCACAGAAGCTCTGGCTTTCATGAGTGTGGTATAATTTCTGCCCTGAACGAGGGTGGAGTGGGTGAAGTGTTTTTTAGAAAAGATTTTAAAATATGA